In Populus nigra chromosome 10, ddPopNigr1.1, whole genome shotgun sequence, the following proteins share a genomic window:
- the LOC133705602 gene encoding protein FAR1-RELATED SEQUENCE 3-like isoform X1, whose translation MDGEVVDVEVREGNNHLAVIADPNETEKQNTTGNYTEAAVRNQDDDGIALPQVGMEFESEDAAKTFYDTYAKRLGFSTHVGQFTRSRPDGPIVTWEFACSKEVFKRKNIESCNAVLRIVRKDSHSDNWAVTKFVEEHNHSLGTPGKVLRPRRHFAGATKNMAETLDATNDVYVSTDGSHVPHEPNHVRNAFPVEPNNLVRNVAPLPATYFRAPGGRKSLGRDAQSLLNYFKKMQAENPGFYYAIQLDDENRMTNVFWADARSRIAYSHFGDAVVFDTMYRPNQYQVPFAPFTGMNHHGQMVLFGCALLLDESESSFTWLFRTWLSAMNGQPPVSFTTDQDRAIHMAVAQVFPETRHCICKWHILREGQDRLAHIYLAHPSFYGELYSCINFSETIEDFESSWASLLEKYDLQRIEWLQAVYNARQQWAPVYFRNTFFAALSSNHGISSLFDGYVNQQTTIPLFFKQYELVLEHSLEKEIEADYDTICTTPVLKTPSPMEQQAANLYTKKVFTKFQEELVETFVYTANKIERDGMATKYRVAKYEHDDKAYIVMLNISEMQASCSCQMFEYCGILCRHILTVFTVTNILTLPSHYILKRWTRNAKSWIGSEEQSADSQGLDTLTSRFNNLCLEAIKYAEEGAIAIETYNAAISNLKEGGTKIASVKKSVAKVTPYRSHFSGNSQEENNKKTPTAPHEMIPSLWPWQDAMPPRFNLNDGGVPCADLNQPSMAPVSIHRDGGPTDNSVVLTYFKSMTWVIENKTLTPAGKVAVINLKLQDYGKNPSGETEVQFRLTKVTLEPMLRSMAYISQQLSTPANRVAVINLKLQDIKTTTGETELKFQVSRDTLGSMLRSMAYIREQLFSGSSFILPIL comes from the exons ATGGATGGTGAGGTGGTAGACGTGGAAGTCAGGGAAGGGAATAATCACTTGGCAGTGATTGCTGACCCGAATGAGACTGAGAAACAGAATACAACCGGGAATTATACGGAAGCAGCAGTTAGAAATCAGGATGATGATGGAATTGCTTTACCGCAGGTCGGCATGGAATTTGAATCAGAAGATGCTGCAAAGACATTTTATGATACCTATGCTAAGCGTCTGGGATTTAGCACCCATGTTGGTCAGTTTACACGTAGTAGGCCTGATGGGCCAATCGTGACTTGGGAGTTTGCTTGTTCCAAGGAGGTTTTCAAAAGGAAGAATATTGAGAGCTGCAATGCCGTGCTTAGGATAGTGCGGAAAGATTCACATTCAGACAATTGGGCTGTGACAAAGTTTGTTGAGGAACATAACCACTCTCTGGGGACTCCTGGTAAGGTCCTTCGACCACGCAGGCATTTTGCTGGTGCTACAAAAAACATGGCTGAAACGCTGGATGCCACTAATGATGTTTATGTTTCAACAGACGGAAGCCACGTGCCTCATGAACCAAACCATGTTAGGAATGCCTTCCCTGTAGAACCTAATAATCTAGTCAGAAATGTTGCGCCTCTGCCTGCAACCTATTTCAGGGCTCCTGGCGGGAGGAAATCCCTTGGAAGAGATGCTCAGAGTCTCCTGAACTATTTCAAGAAGATGCAAGCTGAGAACCCTGGCTTCTATTATGCAATACAACTTGATGATGAGAACCGCATGACTAATGTCTTCTGGGCTGATGCAAGATCAAGGATTGCTTATAGTCACTTTGGCGATGCAGTTGTTTTTGACACGATGTATAGACCAAATCAATATCAAGTGCCTTTTGCTCCTTTTACAGGCATGAATCATCATGGTCAGATGGTATTGTTTGGTTGTGCATTGCTTCTAGATGAGTCCGAGTCTTCCTTTACTTGGTTATTTAGGACATGGTTATCTGCAATGAATGGCCAGCCTCCTGTTTCTTTCACCACAGACCAAGATAGAGCCATACACATGGCTGTTGCGCAGGTATTTCCAGAAACTCGTCACTGTATTTGCAAGTGGCACATCTTGAGAGAAGGCCAAGATAGGCTGGCTCATATATATCTCGCTCATCCTTCCTTCTATGGAGAGCTTTATAGCTGCATTAACTTTTCTGAGACAATTGAGGATTTTGAATCATCATGGGCCTCTCTCCTTGAAAAATACGACCTCCAAAGGATTGAGTGGCTTCAAGCTGTGTACAATGCTCGCCAACAGTGGGCACCGGTTTATTTTCGTAACACTTTCTTTGCTGCCCTTTCTTCAAATCATGGTATCAGCTCCCTCTTTGATGGGTATGTGAATCAACAGACCACAATACCTTTGTTCTTTAAACAATATGAACTCGTGCTTGAACATTCTCTGGAAAAGGAAATAGAAGCAGACTATGATACAATTTGCACCACTCCTGTACTTAAGACACCATCGCCAATGGAACAACAAGCTGCAAACCTTTATACCAAGAAAGTGTTCACAAAGTTTCAGGAAGAACTAGTTGAAACTTTTGTGTATACAGCAAATAAGATTGAACGAGACGGGATGGCCACTAAATACAGGGTTGCAAAATATGAGCATGATGACAAGGCATACATAGTGATGTTGAATATATCTGAGATGCAAGCGAGTTGTAGCTGCCAGATGTTTGAATATTGTGGCATTCTCTGTAGACATATACTAACTGTCTTCACTGTAACAAACATTCTTACCCTCCCATCTCACTACATATTGAAGCGATGGACTAGGAATGCAAAATCTTGGATTGGATCAGAGGAACAGAGTGCGGATTCACAAGGTCTTGATACTCTGACCTCTCGCTTTAACAATTTGTGCCTTGAAGCTATTAAATATGCAGAGGAAGGAGCAATTGCCATTGAGACTTATAATGCAGCAATCAGCAATTTAAAAGAGGGTGGAACAAAGATTGCTTCTGTGAAGAAAAGTGTTGCAAAAGTCACACCTTATAGATCACATTTTAGTGGAAATAGtcaagaagaaaataacaagaaaaccCCTACTGCTCCTCATGAAATGATCCCGTCATTGTGGCCTTGGCAGGATGCTATGCCACCTCGGTTTAATCTTAATGATGGGGGAGTACCTTGTGCAGATTTGAATCAGCCCAGCATGGCCCCTGTATCTATTCACCGTGATGGTGGTCCAACTGATAACTCG GTGGTTCTCACTTATTTTAAGTCCATGACTTGGGTCATTGAAAATAAGACTTTGACACCAGCTGGTAAAGTAGCTGTCATCAACTTGAAG CTGCAAGATTATGGTAAAAATCCATCAGGGGAGACAGAGGTACAGTTTAGGTTAACCAAGGTCACGCTGGAGCCTATGTTGAGATCCATGGCCTACATTAGCCAGCAGCTCTCAACTCCAGCTAATCGAGTTGCTGTCATCAATCTGAAG CTCCAAGATATCAAGACAACAACTGGAGAAAcagagttaaaatttcaggtttCTAGAGATACACTTGGTTCCATGTTGAGATCAATGGCATACATCCGTGAGCAACT GTTTTCCGGCAGCAGCTTCATTTTACCAATTCTGTAA
- the LOC133705602 gene encoding protein FAR1-RELATED SEQUENCE 3-like isoform X2, whose product MDGEVVDVEVREGNNHLAVIADPNETEKQNTTGNYTEAAVRNQDDDGIALPQVGMEFESEDAAKTFYDTYAKRLGFSTHVGQFTRSRPDGPIVTWEFACSKEVFKRKNIESCNAVLRIVRKDSHSDNWAVTKFVEEHNHSLGTPGKVLRPRRHFAGATKNMAETLDATNDVYVSTDGSHVPHEPNHVRNAFPVEPNNLVRNVAPLPATYFRAPGGRKSLGRDAQSLLNYFKKMQAENPGFYYAIQLDDENRMTNVFWADARSRIAYSHFGDAVVFDTMYRPNQYQVPFAPFTGMNHHGQMVLFGCALLLDESESSFTWLFRTWLSAMNGQPPVSFTTDQDRAIHMAVAQVFPETRHCICKWHILREGQDRLAHIYLAHPSFYGELYSCINFSETIEDFESSWASLLEKYDLQRIEWLQAVYNARQQWAPVYFRNTFFAALSSNHGISSLFDGYVNQQTTIPLFFKQYELVLEHSLEKEIEADYDTICTTPVLKTPSPMEQQAANLYTKKVFTKFQEELVETFVYTANKIERDGMATKYRVAKYEHDDKAYIVMLNISEMQASCSCQMFEYCGILCRHILTVFTVTNILTLPSHYILKRWTRNAKSWIGSEEQSADSQGLDTLTSRFNNLCLEAIKYAEEGAIAIETYNAAISNLKEGGTKIASVKKSVAKVTPYRSHFSGNSQEENNKKTPTAPHEMIPSLWPWQDAMPPRFNLNDGGVPCADLNQPSMAPVSIHRDGGPTDNSVVLTYFKSMTWVIENKTLTPAGKVAVINLKLQDYGKNPSGETEVQFRLTKVTLEPMLRSMAYISQQLSTPANRVAVINLKLQDIKTTTGETELKFQVSRDTLGSMLRSMAYIREQL is encoded by the exons ATGGATGGTGAGGTGGTAGACGTGGAAGTCAGGGAAGGGAATAATCACTTGGCAGTGATTGCTGACCCGAATGAGACTGAGAAACAGAATACAACCGGGAATTATACGGAAGCAGCAGTTAGAAATCAGGATGATGATGGAATTGCTTTACCGCAGGTCGGCATGGAATTTGAATCAGAAGATGCTGCAAAGACATTTTATGATACCTATGCTAAGCGTCTGGGATTTAGCACCCATGTTGGTCAGTTTACACGTAGTAGGCCTGATGGGCCAATCGTGACTTGGGAGTTTGCTTGTTCCAAGGAGGTTTTCAAAAGGAAGAATATTGAGAGCTGCAATGCCGTGCTTAGGATAGTGCGGAAAGATTCACATTCAGACAATTGGGCTGTGACAAAGTTTGTTGAGGAACATAACCACTCTCTGGGGACTCCTGGTAAGGTCCTTCGACCACGCAGGCATTTTGCTGGTGCTACAAAAAACATGGCTGAAACGCTGGATGCCACTAATGATGTTTATGTTTCAACAGACGGAAGCCACGTGCCTCATGAACCAAACCATGTTAGGAATGCCTTCCCTGTAGAACCTAATAATCTAGTCAGAAATGTTGCGCCTCTGCCTGCAACCTATTTCAGGGCTCCTGGCGGGAGGAAATCCCTTGGAAGAGATGCTCAGAGTCTCCTGAACTATTTCAAGAAGATGCAAGCTGAGAACCCTGGCTTCTATTATGCAATACAACTTGATGATGAGAACCGCATGACTAATGTCTTCTGGGCTGATGCAAGATCAAGGATTGCTTATAGTCACTTTGGCGATGCAGTTGTTTTTGACACGATGTATAGACCAAATCAATATCAAGTGCCTTTTGCTCCTTTTACAGGCATGAATCATCATGGTCAGATGGTATTGTTTGGTTGTGCATTGCTTCTAGATGAGTCCGAGTCTTCCTTTACTTGGTTATTTAGGACATGGTTATCTGCAATGAATGGCCAGCCTCCTGTTTCTTTCACCACAGACCAAGATAGAGCCATACACATGGCTGTTGCGCAGGTATTTCCAGAAACTCGTCACTGTATTTGCAAGTGGCACATCTTGAGAGAAGGCCAAGATAGGCTGGCTCATATATATCTCGCTCATCCTTCCTTCTATGGAGAGCTTTATAGCTGCATTAACTTTTCTGAGACAATTGAGGATTTTGAATCATCATGGGCCTCTCTCCTTGAAAAATACGACCTCCAAAGGATTGAGTGGCTTCAAGCTGTGTACAATGCTCGCCAACAGTGGGCACCGGTTTATTTTCGTAACACTTTCTTTGCTGCCCTTTCTTCAAATCATGGTATCAGCTCCCTCTTTGATGGGTATGTGAATCAACAGACCACAATACCTTTGTTCTTTAAACAATATGAACTCGTGCTTGAACATTCTCTGGAAAAGGAAATAGAAGCAGACTATGATACAATTTGCACCACTCCTGTACTTAAGACACCATCGCCAATGGAACAACAAGCTGCAAACCTTTATACCAAGAAAGTGTTCACAAAGTTTCAGGAAGAACTAGTTGAAACTTTTGTGTATACAGCAAATAAGATTGAACGAGACGGGATGGCCACTAAATACAGGGTTGCAAAATATGAGCATGATGACAAGGCATACATAGTGATGTTGAATATATCTGAGATGCAAGCGAGTTGTAGCTGCCAGATGTTTGAATATTGTGGCATTCTCTGTAGACATATACTAACTGTCTTCACTGTAACAAACATTCTTACCCTCCCATCTCACTACATATTGAAGCGATGGACTAGGAATGCAAAATCTTGGATTGGATCAGAGGAACAGAGTGCGGATTCACAAGGTCTTGATACTCTGACCTCTCGCTTTAACAATTTGTGCCTTGAAGCTATTAAATATGCAGAGGAAGGAGCAATTGCCATTGAGACTTATAATGCAGCAATCAGCAATTTAAAAGAGGGTGGAACAAAGATTGCTTCTGTGAAGAAAAGTGTTGCAAAAGTCACACCTTATAGATCACATTTTAGTGGAAATAGtcaagaagaaaataacaagaaaaccCCTACTGCTCCTCATGAAATGATCCCGTCATTGTGGCCTTGGCAGGATGCTATGCCACCTCGGTTTAATCTTAATGATGGGGGAGTACCTTGTGCAGATTTGAATCAGCCCAGCATGGCCCCTGTATCTATTCACCGTGATGGTGGTCCAACTGATAACTCG GTGGTTCTCACTTATTTTAAGTCCATGACTTGGGTCATTGAAAATAAGACTTTGACACCAGCTGGTAAAGTAGCTGTCATCAACTTGAAG CTGCAAGATTATGGTAAAAATCCATCAGGGGAGACAGAGGTACAGTTTAGGTTAACCAAGGTCACGCTGGAGCCTATGTTGAGATCCATGGCCTACATTAGCCAGCAGCTCTCAACTCCAGCTAATCGAGTTGCTGTCATCAATCTGAAG CTCCAAGATATCAAGACAACAACTGGAGAAAcagagttaaaatttcaggtttCTAGAGATACACTTGGTTCCATGTTGAGATCAATGGCATACATCCGTGAGCAACTGTAA